In Streptomyces sp. NBC_01551, one DNA window encodes the following:
- the mltG gene encoding endolytic transglycosylase MltG, with the protein MPHEYRLPSQRRTRLTRRGRLALLFGTMAAIAAAVQVTLLPGEEAPEKPRMLLIPEGWRAPQVYAAVDRELKLPAGSTKAALATAALPLPEEAKGNPEGFLFPATYPVTSKTTPGELIAYMVRTANAKLAAPAVASGGKAQGMTPYQTATLASIIEAEADTRADMGRVARVVYNRLAKSMPLQMDSTLNYALNRSTLDVTLSDTRIDHPFNTYERQGLPPTPIDSPGLDAMTAAVAPPPGDWLFFVTVKPGDTRFSATYEEHKKHVAEFNRIRAGAGRAHAGPRAG; encoded by the coding sequence ATGCCTCATGAGTACCGGCTGCCATCCCAGCGCCGTACCCGGCTCACCCGCCGGGGCCGGCTGGCGCTCCTCTTCGGCACCATGGCCGCGATCGCCGCGGCCGTCCAGGTCACGCTGCTGCCAGGCGAGGAAGCGCCCGAGAAGCCGCGCATGCTGCTGATCCCCGAGGGCTGGCGCGCCCCGCAGGTCTACGCCGCCGTCGATCGCGAGCTGAAGCTCCCGGCGGGCTCGACCAAGGCGGCCCTCGCTACCGCCGCGCTGCCCCTGCCCGAGGAGGCGAAGGGCAATCCGGAGGGGTTCCTCTTCCCCGCCACGTACCCGGTGACCTCGAAGACGACCCCGGGCGAACTCATCGCCTACATGGTGCGGACGGCGAACGCGAAGCTCGCCGCGCCGGCCGTCGCGAGCGGCGGCAAGGCGCAGGGCATGACCCCGTACCAGACGGCCACCCTCGCCAGCATCATCGAGGCGGAGGCCGACACCCGCGCCGACATGGGCAGGGTCGCCCGGGTGGTGTACAACCGGCTGGCGAAGTCGATGCCCCTCCAGATGGACTCCACCCTCAACTACGCGCTGAACCGCAGCACCCTGGACGTCACGCTGAGCGACACGCGCATCGACCACCCCTTCAACACCTACGAGCGCCAGGGGCTGCCGCCCACGCCGATCGACAGTCCGGGACTGGACGCCATGACGGCGGCGGTCGCGCCGCCGCCCGGGGACTGGCTGTTCTTCGTCACCGTGAAGCCGGGGGACACCCGGTTCTCGGCGACGTACGAGGAGCACAAGAAGCACGTCGCCGAGTTCAACCGGATCCGCGCGGGCGCCGGGCGCGCCCATGCGGGGCCCCGCGCGGGCTGA
- a CDS encoding ABC transporter ATP-binding protein: MIGVAPPEHDPAAPESAATLPVGTGATVRGYVRGLLRRHRRAFVVLVTVNSVAVIASMVGPYLLGQVVDELAAGGRELHLGRVALLFALALAVQTFFVRLVRLRGAMLGEEMLADLREDFLVRSVGLPPGVLERAGTGDLLSRITTDIDRLANAMREAVPQLAIGVVWAGLLYGALAVTAPQLALAALLALPVLVIGCRWYFRRAPSAYRSEAAGYAAVAAVLTETVDAGRTVEAHRLGPGRIALSERRIKSWTEWERYTLFLRTVLFPVINVTYVTILGAVLMIGGYCVLRGWMSVGQLTTGALLAQMMVDPIGLILRWYDELQIAQVSLARLVGVREIEPAAGDAAVSPDGRAVRADEVRFGYREGVDVLHQVSMSVPPGTRMALVGPSGAGKSTLGRLLAGIYAPRTGEITLGGARLAHMPAERVREHVALVNQEHHVFVGSLRDNLRLARTGAADAELWAALGAVDADGWARALESGLDTEVGSGGSALTPAQAQQIALARLVLADPHTLVLDEATSLLDPRAARHLERSLARVLDGRTVIAIAHRLHTAHDADVIAVVEDGRISELGSHDDLVAADGAYAALWRSWHG, encoded by the coding sequence ATGATCGGCGTGGCGCCCCCGGAGCACGATCCGGCGGCCCCCGAGTCGGCCGCGACCCTGCCCGTGGGCACGGGAGCGACCGTACGGGGATATGTGCGCGGCCTGTTGCGCCGGCACCGGCGGGCCTTCGTGGTGCTGGTGACGGTGAACTCGGTCGCGGTGATCGCCTCCATGGTCGGCCCGTACCTGCTGGGCCAGGTCGTGGACGAGCTCGCGGCGGGGGGGCGCGAGCTCCATCTGGGGCGGGTGGCGCTGCTGTTCGCGCTGGCACTCGCGGTGCAGACGTTCTTCGTCCGGCTGGTCCGGCTGCGCGGGGCGATGCTCGGCGAGGAGATGCTGGCCGACCTGCGCGAGGACTTCCTGGTGCGCTCGGTGGGACTGCCTCCGGGTGTCCTGGAGCGGGCGGGCACCGGTGACCTGCTGTCGCGGATCACCACCGACATCGACCGGCTCGCCAACGCCATGCGGGAGGCGGTGCCGCAGCTGGCCATCGGCGTGGTGTGGGCCGGGCTGCTGTACGGGGCGCTCGCGGTGACCGCGCCCCAGCTGGCGCTGGCCGCGCTGCTGGCGCTGCCGGTGCTGGTGATCGGCTGCCGCTGGTACTTCAGGCGGGCGCCCTCGGCGTACCGCTCGGAGGCGGCCGGGTACGCGGCGGTCGCGGCGGTGCTCACCGAGACGGTGGACGCGGGCCGTACGGTCGAGGCGCACCGGCTGGGGCCGGGCCGGATCGCGCTGTCGGAGCGGCGGATCAAGTCCTGGACGGAGTGGGAGCGGTACACGCTGTTCCTGCGGACGGTCCTCTTCCCCGTCATCAACGTCACCTACGTGACGATCCTCGGCGCCGTGCTGATGATCGGCGGCTACTGCGTGCTGCGGGGCTGGATGTCGGTGGGGCAGCTGACCACGGGCGCGCTGCTGGCGCAGATGATGGTCGACCCGATCGGGCTGATCCTGCGCTGGTACGACGAGCTCCAGATCGCCCAGGTGTCGCTGGCCCGGCTGGTGGGCGTCCGGGAGATCGAGCCGGCCGCGGGCGACGCCGCCGTCTCGCCCGACGGGCGGGCCGTGCGGGCCGACGAGGTGCGGTTCGGCTACCGGGAGGGCGTGGACGTCCTGCACCAGGTGTCGATGTCCGTGCCGCCGGGGACCCGGATGGCGCTGGTGGGTCCCTCGGGCGCGGGCAAGTCCACGCTGGGCCGACTGCTGGCGGGCATCTACGCCCCCCGGACCGGCGAGATCACCCTCGGCGGGGCCCGGCTGGCGCACATGCCGGCGGAGCGGGTGCGCGAGCACGTGGCGCTGGTCAACCAGGAGCACCACGTGTTCGTGGGCTCGCTGCGGGACAATCTGCGGCTCGCCCGGACGGGCGCGGCGGACGCCGAGTTGTGGGCGGCGCTGGGCGCGGTCGACGCGGACGGCTGGGCCCGCGCCCTGGAGTCCGGTCTGGACACCGAGGTCGGCTCCGGCGGCAGCGCGCTGACGCCCGCGCAGGCCCAGCAGATCGCGCTGGCCCGGCTGGTGCTGGCGGACCCGCACACGCTGGTCCTGGACGAGGCCACCTCGCTGCTGGACCCCCGGGCGGCCCGGCACCTGGAGCGCTCGCTGGCCCGGGTGCTGGACGGCCGCACGGTCATCGCGATCGCCCACCGGCTGCACACCGCGCACGACGCGGACGTGATCGCGGTGGTCGAGGACGGCCGCATCAGCGAACTCGGCTCACACGACGACCTCGTCGCGGCCGACGGCGCGTACGCGGCCCTGTGGCGCTCCTGGCACGGCTGA
- a CDS encoding MarR family winged helix-turn-helix transcriptional regulator translates to MGEGTGAGSGGADSTNGVLAEQLLRLTRRLHRIQKRHLEPLGITPAQSRLLRVVAAYDGGQSPRMADLAARLEVVPRAVTTLVDGLEAADCVRRAPDPANRRVIRIELTDTGRATLRRLRNARTDAAEEILAPLTAAQRDVLGGLLNTLADAPAERRC, encoded by the coding sequence ATAGGCGAGGGCACCGGCGCCGGCAGCGGCGGCGCCGACAGCACCAACGGCGTGCTCGCCGAGCAGCTGCTGCGGCTGACCCGGCGGCTCCACCGCATCCAGAAGCGCCATCTGGAGCCCCTCGGGATCACCCCGGCCCAGTCGCGGCTGCTCCGTGTCGTCGCGGCCTACGACGGCGGGCAGTCGCCCCGGATGGCGGATCTCGCGGCCCGCCTGGAGGTCGTCCCGCGCGCCGTGACCACGCTGGTGGACGGCCTGGAGGCGGCCGACTGCGTTCGCCGCGCCCCCGACCCGGCGAACCGGCGCGTCATCCGCATCGAGCTCACCGACACCGGCCGCGCCACGCTGCGGCGGCTGCGCAACGCGCGAACCGACGCGGCAGAGGAGATCCTGGCTCCATTGACCGCCGCGCAGCGCGACGTGCTCGGCGGCCTGCTCAACACTCTGGCGGACGCCCCGGCGGAGCGCCGCTGCTGA
- a CDS encoding ABC transporter ATP-binding protein produces MQISDLPYPDPGVPDARSGPRFLVWLGRGQLGGQLASLCWGLVHFGGIAGLPYAVGLGVEAVVEGDGTRLLLVGALLALLGVAISVGDAMLHRTAVTNWITAAARVQQLLARKTAELGSALTRRVAAGEVVAVSTGDVEKIGWFVEAVSRFLAAAFAVVLVCVGLLFYAPAIGVVVAIGVPVVALAVLPLLPRATQRADVQREKAGRATELASDTVAGLRVLRGIGGEELFLGRYREASQEVREAAVRSARMWALISAIQVLLPGALMVTVVWYGSALVLDGRLAVGQLVAAFSAVATMLYPLRHFEEIAMAYSFSRPSAKRAARVLSLTRSGAEAPAEAERERGAAPEAPAPGGDLYDPQTGLLAPAGRFTAVVCGDPDLAGRLADRLGGHPMELDGGASALLGGVELDALALDTARGLVLVQDKDPVLLSGTLRELLGVPASGAVEAGAALAAAQCADVLDALLQSAPDGVSDPMDARITERGRSLSGGQRQRLALARSLVTDPEVLVLDEPTSAVDSHTEARIADGLAGLRAGRTTVVLASSPLLLDRADRVVLIHEGAALAAGTHRELLRDDRRYRAVVTRETDEEQRLARLEHALTEQALTEHAHTEHALTEIEESA; encoded by the coding sequence ATGCAGATCAGCGATCTTCCGTATCCGGACCCAGGGGTACCCGATGCTCGCTCCGGTCCGCGGTTCCTCGTGTGGCTGGGGCGGGGACAACTCGGCGGCCAGCTGGCGAGCCTGTGCTGGGGCCTGGTGCACTTCGGCGGCATCGCCGGACTGCCCTACGCGGTGGGCTTGGGCGTCGAGGCCGTCGTCGAGGGCGACGGCACCCGGCTGCTGCTGGTCGGCGCGCTGCTGGCGCTCCTCGGCGTCGCGATCTCGGTCGGCGACGCCATGCTCCACCGGACCGCCGTCACCAACTGGATCACCGCTGCCGCGCGCGTCCAGCAACTGCTCGCCCGCAAGACCGCCGAGCTGGGCTCCGCCCTGACCCGGCGGGTCGCGGCCGGCGAGGTGGTCGCGGTCTCCACGGGCGACGTGGAGAAGATCGGCTGGTTCGTCGAGGCGGTCTCCCGCTTCCTGGCCGCCGCCTTCGCCGTCGTCCTCGTCTGCGTCGGCCTGCTCTTCTACGCGCCCGCCATCGGCGTCGTCGTGGCGATCGGCGTCCCGGTGGTCGCGCTGGCCGTGCTGCCGCTGCTGCCGCGCGCCACCCAGCGCGCCGACGTCCAGCGCGAGAAGGCGGGCCGGGCCACCGAGCTGGCCTCCGACACCGTGGCGGGCCTGCGGGTACTGCGCGGCATCGGCGGCGAGGAGCTGTTCCTGGGCCGCTACCGCGAGGCCTCGCAGGAGGTCCGCGAGGCGGCGGTGCGCAGCGCCCGGATGTGGGCGCTGATCTCCGCGATCCAGGTGCTGCTCCCGGGCGCCCTGATGGTCACGGTGGTCTGGTACGGCTCGGCGCTCGTGCTGGACGGCCGGCTGGCGGTCGGGCAACTCGTCGCCGCCTTCAGCGCGGTGGCCACGATGCTCTACCCGCTGCGGCACTTCGAGGAGATCGCCATGGCGTACTCCTTCTCGCGGCCCTCCGCCAAGCGGGCGGCCCGGGTGCTGTCCCTGACCCGGAGCGGCGCCGAGGCCCCGGCCGAGGCGGAGCGCGAGCGCGGCGCGGCCCCGGAGGCGCCGGCTCCCGGCGGGGACCTGTACGACCCGCAGACGGGGCTGCTGGCTCCGGCGGGGCGGTTCACGGCCGTCGTGTGCGGGGACCCCGATCTGGCGGGGCGGCTCGCGGACCGGCTCGGCGGGCATCCCATGGAGCTGGACGGCGGTGCCTCGGCGCTGCTGGGCGGGGTCGAGCTGGACGCGCTCGCGCTGGACACGGCGCGCGGGCTGGTCCTCGTACAGGACAAGGATCCGGTCCTGCTGTCCGGAACCCTGCGCGAGCTGCTCGGCGTACCGGCTTCCGGCGCGGTCGAGGCCGGGGCGGCGCTGGCGGCGGCGCAGTGCGCGGACGTCCTGGACGCGCTGCTCCAGTCGGCGCCGGACGGGGTGAGCGACCCGATGGACGCCCGGATCACCGAGCGCGGCCGGTCGCTGTCCGGCGGGCAGCGCCAGCGGCTCGCGCTGGCGCGGTCGCTGGTCACCGACCCGGAGGTGCTGGTGCTGGACGAGCCGACCTCGGCGGTCGACTCGCACACCGAGGCGCGCATCGCGGACGGGCTCGCGGGCCTGCGCGCGGGGCGCACCACGGTGGTACTGGCGTCCTCGCCACTGCTGCTGGACCGGGCGGACCGGGTCGTCCTGATCCACGAGGGCGCGGCCCTGGCGGCCGGCACGCACCGGGAACTGCTGCGCGACGACCGGCGCTACCGGGCGGTCGTCACCCGCGAGACCGACGAGGAACAGCGGCTCGCGCGACTGGAACACGCGCTCACGGAGCAGGCACTCACCGAGCACGCACACACCGAGCACGCACTCACAGAGATCGAGGAATCCGCATGA
- a CDS encoding ABC transporter ATP-binding protein translates to MRPEEPKWTPSKDPLDPSRPAPAEQPRELRRIVGLFRPYRGRLAVVGVLVCASSLVGVASPFLLKEILDVAIPQGRTGLLSLLALGMILIAVVTSVFGVLQTFISTTVGQRVMHDLRTAVYAQLQRMPLAFFTRTRTGEVQSRIANDIGGMQATVTSTATSLVSNLTAVIASVVAMLALDWRLTLVSLLLLPVFVWISRRVGRERKKITFQRQKQMAAMAATVTESLSVSGILLGRTMGRADSLTTSFAAESEKLVDLEVRSSMAGRWRMSTIGIVMAAMPALIYWAAGFALQTGAPSLSVGTLVAFVTLQTGLFRPAVSLLSTGVQIQTSLALFARIFEYLDLPVDITEREDPVRLDRARGEVRLEDVHFEYDAKSGPTLSGIDITIPAGGSLAVVGPTGSGKSTLSYLVPRLYDVTDGRVALDGVDVRDLDFDSLARSIGVVSQETYLFHASVADNLRFAKPDATDEEIAEAARAAQIHEHISSLPDGYDTLVGERGYRFSGGEKQRLAIARTILRDPPVLILDEATSALDTRTEHAVQRAIDNLSQGRTTITIAHRLSTVRDADQIVVLDKGRIAERGTHEELLAIGGRYAALVRRDRDATLTPETVRTTRFDEPTPVKV, encoded by the coding sequence ATGCGCCCCGAAGAACCGAAGTGGACGCCATCGAAGGATCCCCTGGACCCCAGTCGCCCGGCCCCGGCGGAACAGCCGCGTGAACTGCGCCGCATCGTCGGGCTCTTCCGGCCCTACCGCGGCCGGCTCGCCGTCGTCGGCGTGCTGGTCTGCGCCTCCTCGCTGGTCGGCGTCGCCTCGCCGTTCCTGCTGAAGGAGATACTCGACGTCGCGATCCCGCAGGGCCGTACGGGGCTGCTCAGCCTGCTCGCGCTCGGCATGATCCTCATAGCCGTCGTCACCAGCGTGTTCGGCGTCCTGCAGACCTTCATCTCCACCACGGTCGGCCAGCGCGTCATGCACGACCTGCGCACCGCCGTGTACGCCCAGCTCCAGCGGATGCCGCTGGCCTTCTTCACCCGCACCCGCACCGGCGAGGTGCAGTCCCGCATAGCCAACGACATCGGCGGCATGCAGGCCACCGTCACCTCCACCGCGACCTCGCTGGTCTCCAACCTCACGGCCGTCATCGCCTCCGTCGTCGCGATGCTCGCGCTCGACTGGCGGCTCACGCTCGTCTCCCTGTTGCTGCTCCCCGTGTTCGTGTGGATCAGCCGCCGGGTCGGCCGCGAGCGCAAGAAGATCACCTTCCAGCGGCAGAAGCAGATGGCCGCCATGGCCGCGACCGTCACCGAGTCGCTGTCGGTCAGCGGCATCCTGCTCGGCCGCACCATGGGCCGTGCCGATTCGCTGACCACGTCCTTCGCCGCGGAGTCCGAGAAGCTCGTCGATCTCGAAGTGCGCTCCAGCATGGCCGGGCGCTGGCGGATGTCCACCATCGGCATCGTCATGGCCGCCATGCCCGCGCTCATCTACTGGGCGGCGGGCTTCGCCCTGCAGACCGGCGCCCCGTCCCTCTCCGTCGGCACCCTCGTCGCCTTCGTCACCCTCCAGACGGGTCTGTTCCGGCCCGCCGTGAGCCTGCTGTCGACCGGTGTGCAGATCCAGACCTCGCTCGCCCTGTTCGCCCGCATCTTCGAGTACCTCGACCTGCCGGTGGACATCACCGAGCGCGAGGACCCCGTCCGCCTCGACCGCGCCAGGGGCGAGGTCCGGCTGGAGGACGTCCACTTCGAGTACGACGCGAAGAGCGGCCCGACCCTGTCGGGCATCGACATCACCATCCCGGCCGGCGGCTCCCTCGCCGTGGTCGGCCCCACCGGCTCCGGCAAGAGCACCCTCAGCTACCTCGTGCCCCGGCTCTACGACGTCACCGACGGCCGCGTCGCCCTCGACGGCGTGGACGTGCGCGACCTCGACTTCGACTCCCTCGCCCGCTCCATCGGCGTGGTCTCGCAGGAGACGTACCTCTTCCACGCCTCGGTCGCCGACAACCTGCGCTTCGCCAAGCCCGACGCCACCGACGAGGAGATAGCCGAGGCGGCGCGCGCGGCCCAGATCCACGAGCACATCTCCTCGCTGCCCGACGGGTACGACACCCTCGTGGGCGAGCGCGGCTACCGCTTCTCCGGAGGCGAGAAGCAGCGCCTCGCCATCGCCCGCACCATCCTGCGCGACCCGCCGGTGCTGATCCTGGACGAGGCCACCAGTGCCCTGGACACCCGTACGGAACATGCGGTGCAGCGGGCCATCGACAACCTGTCCCAGGGGCGCACCACCATCACCATCGCGCACCGCCTCTCCACCGTCCGGGACGCCGACCAGATCGTGGTCCTGGACAAGGGACGCATAGCCGAGCGCGGTACGCACGAGGAGCTGCTGGCCATAGGCGGCCGGTATGCGGCCCTGGTCCGACGCGACCGGGACGCGACGCTGACGCCGGAGACCGTACGGACCACCCGGTTCGACGAGCCCACCCCGGTGAAAGTGTGA
- a CDS encoding FAD-binding and (Fe-S)-binding domain-containing protein — MPLLEPKPGTLRPRGIAGPAPDRVPERLASGTPEVLRTELTALLGAEKVLWKVSDLVRYASDASPYRFVPQVVVIAEDIDDVSAVLSYAHGRGRGIVFRAAGTSLNGQAQGEDILVDVRRHWAGVEVLEDGRRARIRPGTTVLRANAALARHGRILGPDPASAIACTLGGVVANNSSGMTAGTTRNAYRTLSSLILVLPSGTVVDTADPLADEELARAEPALCRGLMDIKREIEADPGLVARIRAKYEIKNTTGYRLDAYLDGTTPVEILRGLMVGSEGTLGFIAEVVFDTLPLDREVASALLFFPSLPAAAAAVPLFNEAGALAVEVMDGNTLRASVSVEGVPADWAELPRDTTALLVEFRAPDEAGRAEYERRAAGVLAGLDLVAPVASVTNAFTRDPGAIAGYWKARKAFVTAVGGARAPGTTLITEDFAVPPSRLAEACEALLALQAEHGFDAAVAGHAAHGNLHFLLAFDAARPADVERYAAFMDAFCRLTVERFDGSLKAEHSTGRNMAPFLELEWGPAATELMWRTKRVVDPDGLLAPRILLDRDPRGHLRGLKTIPRVEAVADPCIECGFCEPTCPSKDLTTTPRQRILLRREMMRQQPGSPVLDRLLEDYGYDAVDTCAGDSTCKLACPVGIDTGALMKDFRHRRHSPREERAAALAARQFRTVEAAARLAVAAADAIGDRVGERVLEAVTGAARKAVRPDLVPEWLPQIPGAAARKPPATRRVGAAAVYYPSCVNRIFGGPAGRPGPSLQEAVVALSERAGKPVWIPRDVTGTCCATIWHSKGYEDGARLMANTVVESAWGWTAGGRLPLVVDASSCTLGLAREVVPYLTDDNRALHAELTIVDSVVWAAEELLPHLEVLRRVGSAVLHPTCSMRHLGDEAQLRAVAEACAEEVVVPRDAGCCAFAGDRGMLHPELTASATEREAAEVTAREFDAHLSANRMCEVGMDRATGRVYSSALLELERATRP, encoded by the coding sequence ATGCCGCTGCTGGAACCGAAGCCGGGGACCCTGCGCCCGCGCGGCATCGCCGGTCCCGCCCCCGACCGGGTGCCCGAGCGGCTGGCGTCCGGCACCCCGGAGGTGCTGCGCACCGAGCTGACCGCGCTGCTGGGCGCCGAGAAGGTGCTGTGGAAGGTCTCCGACCTGGTCCGCTACGCCTCCGACGCCTCCCCGTACCGGTTCGTCCCGCAGGTCGTGGTGATCGCCGAGGACATCGACGACGTCTCCGCGGTCCTCTCCTACGCCCACGGGCGCGGGCGCGGGATCGTCTTCCGCGCCGCCGGGACCTCCCTCAACGGGCAGGCGCAGGGCGAGGACATCCTCGTCGACGTCCGCCGCCACTGGGCCGGCGTCGAGGTCCTGGAGGACGGGCGCCGCGCCCGGATCCGGCCGGGCACCACCGTCTTGCGGGCCAACGCCGCCCTCGCCCGGCACGGCCGGATCCTCGGCCCCGACCCGGCCAGCGCCATCGCCTGCACCCTCGGCGGGGTCGTCGCGAACAACTCCTCCGGCATGACCGCCGGGACCACGAGGAACGCGTACCGCACGCTCTCCTCGCTCATCCTGGTGCTGCCGAGCGGCACCGTCGTGGACACCGCCGACCCGCTGGCCGACGAGGAGCTGGCGCGCGCCGAACCGGCCCTGTGCCGGGGGCTGATGGACATCAAGCGGGAGATCGAGGCCGATCCGGGGCTGGTCGCCCGGATCCGCGCGAAGTACGAGATCAAGAACACCACCGGGTACCGGCTCGACGCCTACCTCGACGGCACCACCCCCGTCGAGATCCTGCGCGGCCTGATGGTCGGCTCGGAGGGCACCCTCGGCTTCATCGCCGAGGTCGTCTTCGACACGCTGCCGCTGGACCGCGAGGTGGCGAGCGCCCTGCTGTTCTTCCCGTCCCTGCCCGCCGCGGCGGCCGCCGTACCGCTCTTCAACGAGGCCGGCGCCCTCGCCGTCGAGGTGATGGACGGCAACACGCTGCGCGCCTCCGTCAGCGTCGAGGGCGTGCCCGCCGACTGGGCGGAGCTGCCCAGGGACACCACCGCACTGCTGGTGGAGTTCCGCGCGCCGGACGAGGCCGGCCGCGCGGAGTACGAGCGCCGGGCGGCCGGGGTGCTGGCCGGGCTCGACCTCGTGGCGCCGGTGGCCTCGGTCACCAACGCCTTCACCCGCGATCCGGGAGCCATCGCCGGGTACTGGAAGGCCCGCAAGGCGTTCGTCACCGCCGTGGGCGGCGCCCGCGCCCCCGGCACCACCCTGATCACCGAGGACTTCGCGGTACCGCCCTCCCGGCTGGCCGAGGCCTGCGAGGCGCTGCTCGCGCTCCAGGCGGAACACGGCTTCGACGCGGCGGTGGCCGGTCACGCGGCCCACGGCAACCTGCACTTCCTGCTGGCGTTCGACGCGGCCAGGCCCGCCGACGTCGAGCGGTACGCGGCCTTCATGGACGCGTTCTGCCGGCTGACCGTGGAGCGGTTCGACGGCTCCCTGAAGGCCGAGCACTCCACGGGCCGCAACATGGCCCCGTTCCTGGAGCTGGAGTGGGGGCCCGCGGCGACCGAACTGATGTGGCGCACCAAGCGGGTCGTCGACCCGGACGGGCTGCTCGCCCCCCGGATCCTCCTCGACCGGGACCCGCGCGGGCACCTGCGCGGCCTCAAGACGATCCCCCGGGTGGAGGCGGTGGCCGACCCGTGCATCGAGTGCGGTTTCTGCGAACCTACCTGCCCGAGCAAGGACCTGACGACCACGCCCCGGCAACGGATTCTGCTGCGGCGCGAGATGATGCGCCAGCAGCCGGGCTCCCCCGTCCTGGACCGGCTGCTGGAGGACTACGGCTACGACGCCGTGGACACCTGCGCGGGCGACTCCACCTGCAAGCTCGCCTGCCCGGTCGGGATCGACACGGGCGCGCTGATGAAGGACTTCCGCCACCGCCGGCACAGCCCGCGCGAAGAGCGGGCCGCGGCGCTGGCGGCCCGGCAGTTCCGTACCGTCGAGGCCGCCGCCCGGCTGGCGGTGGCCGCCGCCGACGCGATCGGCGACCGGGTCGGGGAGCGGGTGCTGGAGGCGGTCACCGGGGCGGCGCGCAAGGCCGTACGCCCCGACCTGGTGCCGGAGTGGCTGCCGCAGATCCCCGGCGCCGCGGCCCGCAAGCCCCCCGCGACCCGGCGGGTGGGCGCGGCCGCGGTGTACTACCCGTCCTGCGTCAACCGGATCTTCGGCGGCCCGGCCGGCCGTCCCGGGCCCTCCCTGCAAGAGGCGGTGGTCGCGCTGTCCGAGCGGGCCGGGAAGCCGGTGTGGATCCCGCGCGACGTGACCGGCACCTGCTGCGCGACGATCTGGCACTCCAAGGGGTACGAGGACGGCGCCCGGCTGATGGCCAACACGGTGGTGGAGTCCGCCTGGGGCTGGACGGCGGGCGGACGACTGCCGCTGGTGGTCGACGCGTCCTCGTGCACCCTGGGCCTGGCCCGCGAGGTGGTCCCGTACCTGACCGACGACAACCGGGCGCTGCACGCCGAGCTCACGATCGTCGACTCGGTCGTGTGGGCGGCCGAGGAGCTGCTGCCGCACCTGGAGGTGCTGCGCAGGGTCGGTTCCGCGGTGCTCCACCCCACCTGCTCCATGCGGCACTTGGGCGACGAGGCGCAGCTGCGGGCGGTAGCGGAGGCCTGCGCCGAGGAGGTGGTGGTGCCCCGGGACGCGGGCTGCTGCGCCTTCGCGGGCGACCGGGGCATGCTGCACCCGGAGCTGACGGCCTCGGCGACGGAGCGCGAGGCGGCGGAGGTGACGGCGCGGGAGTTCGACGCGCACCTGTCGGCGAACCGGATGTGCGAGGTGGGCATGGACCGGGCGACGGGGCGGGTCTACTCCTCGGCGCTGCTCGAACTGGAGCGGGCGACCCGCCCCTGA
- a CDS encoding NAD(P)-binding domain-containing protein, translated as MNDFVRGAADGYVDVVVVGAGQAGLSGAYHLARAGIGHVVLDHAPRPGGAWQYRWPSLTYGKVHGMHALPGMELTGADPLRPSSEVIGEYFAAYEERFGLRVRRPVDVSAVRDGADGRLLVESSAGAWSARALINATGTWDRPFWPRYPGQESFRGRQSHTANYPGPAAFAGARVIVVGGGTSAVQHLLEVSEVAAETTWVTRRPPVFRDGSFGEAEGRAAVALVDERVRRGLPPQSVVSVTGLPLNEAVRAGLDSGVLDRRAMFERITPTGAVWADGSRVEADVILWATGFRAAVDHLAPLRLREPGGGIRVEGTRAVRDERVHLVGYGPSASTIGANRAGGAAVREIRRLLARGDARDGSPGDAPEGGASSAALATAAAS; from the coding sequence GTGAACGATTTCGTGCGGGGCGCGGCGGACGGGTACGTGGACGTGGTGGTCGTCGGGGCCGGGCAGGCGGGCCTGTCCGGCGCCTACCACCTGGCCAGGGCCGGGATCGGGCACGTGGTCCTGGACCACGCGCCCCGCCCGGGCGGGGCCTGGCAGTACCGCTGGCCCTCGCTCACGTACGGCAAGGTGCACGGCATGCACGCGCTGCCGGGCATGGAGCTCACCGGCGCCGACCCGCTGCGGCCCTCGTCGGAGGTGATCGGGGAGTACTTCGCCGCCTACGAGGAGCGCTTCGGCCTGCGCGTACGGCGGCCCGTGGACGTCTCGGCCGTGCGGGACGGGGCCGACGGGCGGCTGCTGGTGGAATCCTCGGCCGGAGCCTGGTCGGCGCGGGCCCTGATCAACGCCACCGGGACCTGGGACCGGCCGTTCTGGCCGCGCTACCCGGGTCAGGAGAGCTTCCGGGGCCGCCAGTCGCACACCGCGAACTACCCGGGGCCGGCCGCGTTCGCCGGGGCCCGGGTGATCGTGGTGGGCGGCGGCACCTCGGCCGTGCAGCACCTGCTGGAGGTGTCCGAGGTGGCGGCGGAGACCACCTGGGTGACGCGGCGGCCCCCGGTGTTCCGTGACGGGAGCTTCGGCGAAGCAGAGGGCCGGGCTGCGGTGGCGCTGGTGGACGAGCGGGTCCGGCGGGGTCTGCCGCCGCAGAGCGTGGTCAGCGTGACCGGGCTCCCGCTGAACGAGGCCGTCCGCGCCGGACTGGACTCCGGGGTGCTGGACCGGCGGGCCATGTTCGAGCGGATCACCCCGACCGGAGCCGTCTGGGCCGACGGATCACGGGTGGAGGCCGACGTGATCCTGTGGGCCACCGGATTCCGCGCGGCCGTCGACCACCTGGCCCCGCTGCGCCTGCGCGAGCCGGGCGGCGGCATCCGGGTGGAGGGGACCCGGGCGGTCCGCGACGAGCGGGTCCACCTGGTGGGCTACGGCCCGTCGGCCTCGACCATCGGCGCCAACCGCGCGGGCGGCGCCGCCGTCCGCGAGATCCGCCGCCTCCTGGCCCGGGGAGACGCCAGGGACGGCTCCCCGGGAGACGCCCCCGAAGGCGGCGCCTCGTCGGCGGCGCTCGCCACCGCCGCCGCCAGCTAG